The Blattabacterium cuenoti genome includes a region encoding these proteins:
- the glmS gene encoding glutamine--fructose-6-phosphate transaminase (isomerizing), which produces MCGIIGYLGYREAYPILIKGLKKLEYRGYDSSGIAIFYENGYSLCKTKGRVCELEKKISSYKIKTSGTTGIGHTRWATHGIPDDLNAHPHVSNSNDLIMIHNGIIENYHAIKIILLKNGFTFKSETDTEVLLNLIEYIKKENKLSLEEAVRISLNEIVGAYSIAIVDKSHPETIIIAKLGSPLALGINDKEFFIASDPIPFIDYTKNAIYLKDGEMAILRKGKELDLRKILDNHRLYPIIKRLQINLKKIEKGEYKYFMLKEIYEQPKTILDTLRGRLLISEKIICIDGIESNKDIFINAKSITIVACGTSWHAGLIGEYLLEELARIPVEVEYASEFRYRNPIIEKKDVIIVISQSGETADTLAALKLAKSKGAFVFGICNVVGSSIARNVDAGAYTHAGPEIGVASTKSFTAQITVLVLLALKIGKYRSSINDNRYKCLCHELGLIPEKVNHTLKIDNSIRKISEVYQNVNNFLYLGRGINFPVALEGALKLKEISYIHAEGYPAAEMKHGPIALIDENMPVVIIATKKGCYEKIVGNIQEIKARKGKIIAIVNEGDIQVSMLADYVIKVPEISEELSPLVTVIPLQLLAYQIAYIRGENVDQPRNLAKSVTVE; this is translated from the coding sequence ATGTGTGGTATAATTGGTTATTTGGGTTATAGAGAAGCTTATCCTATTCTCATTAAAGGATTAAAGAAATTGGAATACCGAGGATATGACAGTTCTGGTATTGCTATTTTTTATGAAAATGGATATAGTTTATGTAAAACAAAAGGGAGAGTTTGTGAATTGGAGAAAAAAATATCCTCTTACAAGATAAAAACAAGTGGAACAACTGGAATAGGTCATACAAGATGGGCTACACATGGAATTCCAGATGATTTGAATGCTCATCCTCATGTTTCTAATTCCAATGATTTGATTATGATTCACAACGGAATCATAGAAAATTATCATGCAATTAAAATCATTTTATTAAAAAATGGTTTTACTTTTAAAAGTGAAACAGATACAGAAGTTCTTTTAAATTTGATTGAATATATTAAGAAAGAAAATAAATTATCTTTAGAAGAAGCTGTAAGAATTTCTTTAAATGAGATAGTGGGAGCTTATTCCATTGCTATTGTGGATAAATCTCATCCGGAAACAATTATTATTGCAAAATTAGGAAGTCCTCTTGCGTTAGGAATTAATGATAAGGAATTTTTTATTGCATCTGACCCTATTCCTTTCATAGATTACACAAAAAATGCTATTTATTTGAAAGATGGAGAAATGGCTATTCTTAGAAAAGGAAAAGAATTAGATTTGAGAAAAATTTTAGATAATCATAGATTATATCCAATTATTAAAAGACTTCAAATAAATTTGAAAAAAATAGAAAAAGGAGAATATAAATATTTCATGCTAAAAGAAATATATGAGCAACCAAAAACAATTTTGGATACCTTACGTGGAAGATTATTAATTTCAGAAAAAATAATTTGTATTGATGGAATTGAATCTAATAAAGATATTTTTATTAATGCTAAATCTATAACTATAGTAGCGTGTGGGACTTCATGGCATGCTGGTTTAATAGGGGAATATCTATTAGAGGAACTTGCTCGTATTCCAGTGGAAGTAGAATATGCTTCAGAATTTAGATATAGGAATCCTATTATAGAAAAAAAAGATGTGATTATTGTGATTTCTCAATCAGGAGAAACAGCCGATACTTTAGCTGCTTTAAAGTTGGCAAAAAGTAAAGGGGCTTTTGTTTTTGGTATTTGTAATGTAGTAGGATCGTCCATTGCAAGAAATGTAGATGCTGGTGCTTATACTCATGCAGGACCTGAAATTGGAGTTGCGTCTACAAAATCTTTTACTGCACAAATTACGGTTCTTGTTTTATTAGCTTTAAAAATAGGAAAATACAGATCATCTATAAATGATAATCGTTATAAATGTTTGTGTCATGAACTTGGATTAATTCCAGAAAAAGTTAATCATACTTTGAAAATAGATAATTCTATAAGAAAAATTTCCGAAGTCTATCAGAATGTAAATAATTTTCTTTATTTAGGTAGAGGAATTAATTTTCCAGTCGCTTTAGAGGGGGCTTTAAAATTAAAAGAAATATCCTATATTCATGCAGAAGGTTATCCTGCAGCAGAAATGAAACATGGTCCTATAGCCTTGATTGATGAAAATATGCCAGTAGTTATTATTGCGACAAAAAAAGGATGTTATGAAAAAATAGTAGGGAATATTCAAGAAATTAAAGCTAGAAAAGGGAAGATAATAGCTATAGTTAATGAAGGAGATATTCAAGTAAGTATGTTAGCTGATTATGTTATTAAAGTTCCAGAAATATCGGAAGAACTAAGTCCCTTAGTAACTGTTATTCCTCTTCAATTATTAGCTTATCAAATAGCTTATATCCGAGGAGAAAATGTTGATCAACCAAGAAATTTGGCGAAATCAGTAACAGTAGAGTAA
- a CDS encoding glycogen/starch synthase: MTGKRILYVSSDLFPFSSENPISLSVLKASKFMQSIGNDVRLFMPRFGVINERRHQLHEVIRLSGMNLVINDIDQPLLIKVASIPDARLQVYFIDNEEYFKRKAIYEDEKGIFFQDNDERALFFTKGILETVKKLNWKPDIIHIYGWISSFIPLYIKNFYKNDPVYQNTKIVVSIYNKPFQGDLNKDILKKVKFDGIKSRKLKLLENPNYFNLTKLCMYFSDAIIKGDLYFPQEIEDYIKINKLLVLKYYPVEKIETVYQQFYKETVLEQIN, encoded by the coding sequence ATGACAGGTAAACGTATATTATATGTTTCTTCAGACTTATTTCCTTTTTCTTCAGAAAATCCAATATCTTTATCGGTTTTAAAAGCCTCTAAATTTATGCAATCAATAGGAAACGATGTACGTTTATTTATGCCTCGTTTTGGAGTGATAAATGAAAGAAGACATCAATTACATGAAGTCATTCGTTTGTCAGGAATGAATTTAGTTATTAATGATATAGATCAACCTTTATTGATAAAAGTAGCCTCTATTCCTGATGCAAGATTGCAAGTTTATTTTATAGATAATGAAGAATATTTTAAAAGAAAAGCTATATATGAAGATGAAAAAGGAATTTTTTTTCAAGATAATGACGAAAGAGCTTTGTTTTTTACAAAAGGAATTTTAGAGACTGTAAAAAAATTAAATTGGAAACCTGATATAATCCATATATATGGATGGATTAGTTCTTTTATTCCTTTGTACATTAAAAATTTTTATAAAAATGATCCTGTATACCAAAATACAAAAATAGTTGTATCTATCTATAATAAGCCTTTTCAAGGCGATTTAAATAAAGACATTCTTAAGAAAGTAAAATTTGATGGTATTAAATCTAGAAAATTAAAATTGTTAGAAAATCCGAATTACTTTAATTTGACAAAATTATGTATGTATTTTTCAGACGCTATAATAAAAGGAGATCTTTATTTTCCTCAAGAAATAGAAGATTATATAAAAATAAATAAATTGTTAGTGTTAAAATATTACCCTGTAGAAAAAATAGAAACCGTTTATCAACAATTTTATAAAGAAACTGTTTTAGAACAGATTAATTAA
- the rnr gene encoding ribonuclease R: MKSEKKIKKKHCKNFSTGSINITSHGYAFVNVEGFQKDIFIPKNKTNRALEGDFVKIRLNKKKGIKIEGEVLKIIKRKTQKFIGILKINLQSNSKYGSVIVYNNSIHVDIFIPINDEKLKKYHHNDKVLVQIVSWPKKLKNPLGKIIKIFGKSGEYKTEVFSLLEEYGIQYEFSKEVENEAKKISSKRISDRETRKDLRNINTFTIDPLDAKDFDDALSIRKLNDNTWEIGVHISDVSHYIKEGSLLDKEAYSRATSIYFIGKVIPMLPKILSNDLCSLQPMEEKLSFSYIFNMDNQGKILKSWLGKTIIRSDRRFTYEEVQQIIDKKKGDFHEEIYTLFLFSKILTKKRLKNGSIYLEKVEVKFHLDEKKNPISLHLEKNNDAHRLIEEFMLLTNQKISEFVTSNKLFIYRIHDEPDFQKIFFLKKIIEPLGYFLDFKNLKTSINCLLKKIKGKPEQNMIENLILRAMSKAKYSTKNIGHYGLSFLHYTHFTSPIRRYSDIIAHRLLHCYLTINQKNHNNENAYKLKKMEFYEKQSQHCSNKERLAIDVEREFLKYIQVKYIKKFLGKEFYGIITGFTDWSVYIDLLLFQTEGMVRLCDIKEDTYILNSNNYSIIGKKKRKVYHLGDKVKVKLIDINMEKKQIILDWIDNKYFEESIKIK; this comes from the coding sequence ATGAAATCAGAAAAAAAAATAAAAAAAAAACATTGTAAAAATTTTTCTACTGGATCCATTAATATCACTAGCCATGGATATGCTTTTGTTAATGTGGAAGGATTTCAGAAAGATATTTTTATTCCAAAAAATAAAACAAACCGAGCCTTAGAAGGAGATTTTGTTAAAATCAGATTAAATAAAAAAAAAGGAATAAAAATAGAAGGAGAAGTATTAAAAATCATAAAAAGAAAAACCCAAAAATTTATTGGAATATTAAAAATAAATCTTCAATCTAACTCTAAATATGGATCTGTCATAGTTTACAATAACAGTATTCATGTAGATATCTTTATTCCAATAAATGATGAAAAATTGAAAAAATATCATCACAATGATAAAGTATTAGTTCAAATCGTATCATGGCCCAAAAAGCTCAAAAATCCTTTGGGTAAAATTATAAAAATATTCGGGAAATCCGGAGAATATAAAACTGAAGTTTTTTCATTATTGGAAGAATATGGAATCCAATATGAATTTTCCAAAGAAGTGGAAAATGAAGCTAAAAAAATTTCTTCAAAAAGAATTTCAGATAGAGAAACTAGAAAAGATCTGAGAAATATTAATACTTTCACTATAGATCCTTTAGATGCAAAGGATTTTGATGACGCACTATCAATTAGAAAGTTAAATGATAATACTTGGGAAATTGGGGTACATATATCCGATGTCTCTCATTATATAAAAGAAGGAAGTTTATTAGATAAAGAAGCATATTCACGTGCTACATCTATTTATTTTATAGGAAAAGTCATTCCTATGCTTCCAAAAATATTATCAAATGATCTTTGTTCTTTACAGCCTATGGAAGAAAAATTAAGTTTTTCCTATATTTTTAATATGGACAATCAAGGAAAAATATTAAAAAGTTGGTTGGGAAAAACCATTATACGGTCTGATAGAAGGTTTACATATGAAGAGGTTCAACAAATTATAGATAAAAAAAAAGGAGATTTTCACGAAGAGATTTATACTTTATTTTTATTCTCTAAAATATTAACAAAAAAAAGATTAAAAAATGGATCTATTTATCTTGAAAAAGTTGAGGTTAAATTTCATTTAGATGAAAAAAAGAATCCAATTTCTTTACATTTAGAAAAAAACAATGACGCACACCGTTTAATAGAAGAATTTATGTTGTTAACCAATCAAAAAATTTCAGAATTTGTTACATCTAATAAACTTTTTATTTACAGAATTCACGATGAACCAGATTTTCAAAAAATTTTTTTTCTAAAAAAAATTATAGAACCTTTAGGTTACTTTTTAGATTTTAAAAATTTAAAAACTTCCATTAATTGTTTATTAAAAAAAATAAAAGGAAAACCAGAACAAAATATGATTGAAAATTTGATTCTTCGTGCTATGAGTAAAGCCAAATATTCTACTAAAAATATAGGACATTATGGATTATCTTTTCTTCATTATACTCATTTTACTTCTCCTATAAGAAGATATTCAGATATAATAGCACACCGATTACTGCATTGTTATCTAACAATAAATCAAAAAAATCATAATAATGAAAATGCATACAAACTAAAAAAAATGGAATTTTATGAAAAACAATCTCAACATTGCAGTAATAAAGAACGTTTAGCTATAGATGTAGAAAGAGAATTTCTAAAATATATACAAGTAAAATATATCAAAAAATTTTTAGGAAAAGAATTTTATGGAATAATTACTGGATTCACTGATTGGAGTGTTTATATTGATCTCCTATTATTTCAAACAGAGGGAATGGTCAGATTATGTGATATTAAAGAAGATACTTATATTTTGAATTCAAATAATTATAGCATAATTGGGAAAAAAAAAAGAAAAGTTTATCATTTAGGAGATAAAGTCAAAGTCAAACTCATAGATATCAATATGGAAAAAAAACAAATAATCCTTGATTGGATCGATAATAAATATTTTGAAGAAAGCATTAAAATAAAATAA
- the coaD gene encoding pantetheine-phosphate adenylyltransferase, translating to MNNKEKIAIFPGSFDPITLGHYDIIIRSLNLFDKIIIAVGNNFEKKNMFSLQKRKEWIRKTFLNFSHKHKIEIESFNGLTISFCIKKKAKFLLRGIRNQFDFEFEKDILFTNKKLEKTDLIETVYLISSYENSHICSYIVRDVMKNGGDYSIFVPSSVRI from the coding sequence ATGAATAACAAAGAAAAAATAGCTATATTTCCTGGATCATTTGATCCCATAACTTTAGGTCATTATGATATTATTATTAGATCTTTAAATTTATTTGATAAAATAATTATAGCTGTTGGAAATAATTTTGAAAAAAAAAATATGTTTTCTCTTCAAAAGAGAAAAGAATGGATTCGAAAAACTTTTTTGAATTTTTCTCATAAACATAAAATAGAAATAGAATCATTTAATGGATTAACCATTTCTTTTTGTATAAAAAAAAAAGCTAAATTTTTGTTAAGAGGAATTCGAAATCAATTTGATTTTGAATTCGAAAAAGATATATTGTTTACTAATAAAAAACTAGAAAAAACAGATCTTATTGAAACTGTTTATCTCATTTCTTCTTATGAAAATTCTCATATTTGTTCTTACATTGTGAGAGACGTTATGAAAAATGGAGGGGACTATTCCATATTTGTTCCTTCTTCTGTGAGAATATAA
- a CDS encoding PSP1 domain-containing protein, with protein MNKSCSNCLKNKCEKKDQSFFQNNYQKKQCKKLNVFDWLSNIQSPFEYQKHDFVEVQFKNDRKEFFINQEKIFLCKGDIVTVESKSGMGYDIGTVILTGELVKLQVRNKNIDILKKIYRKSTHKEINIWKSFRRKEFSTLSKAKKIVKTLNLSMKLSEVEYQGDGEKAIFYYTAENRVDFRKLIKELAFHFRTRIEMRQIGYRQEAAKIGGIGSCGRELCCSTWLKNFKIVTTNSARYQQLSINIQKLNGQCSKLKCCLNYELDAYLTSLKDFPDFNKKIHTEKGIAQCMKIDVFKKKMWFSYINNPNTWFRIGVKKIKEILENNKKNQIAPPLEELSTINPIQKTELTFRDLSI; from the coding sequence ATGAACAAATCATGTTCTAATTGTTTAAAAAATAAATGTGAAAAGAAGGATCAATCTTTTTTTCAAAATAATTATCAAAAAAAACAATGCAAAAAACTGAATGTATTTGATTGGTTATCTAATATTCAATCTCCTTTTGAATATCAGAAACATGATTTTGTAGAAGTACAATTTAAAAATGATAGAAAAGAATTTTTTATAAATCAAGAAAAAATATTTCTTTGTAAAGGAGACATTGTTACTGTAGAATCTAAATCAGGAATGGGATATGATATAGGAACAGTGATTTTAACTGGAGAATTGGTAAAATTACAAGTAAGAAATAAAAATATAGACATTCTAAAAAAAATATACAGAAAATCAACACATAAAGAAATCAATATTTGGAAATCTTTCAGGAGAAAGGAATTTTCAACTCTTTCAAAAGCTAAAAAAATTGTAAAAACTTTAAATCTTTCTATGAAACTTAGCGAAGTAGAGTATCAAGGAGATGGAGAAAAAGCTATTTTCTATTATACAGCAGAAAATAGAGTTGATTTTAGAAAATTAATTAAAGAATTAGCTTTTCATTTTCGCACACGTATAGAAATGCGTCAAATAGGATATAGACAAGAAGCAGCAAAAATTGGAGGCATAGGTTCTTGTGGTCGAGAACTTTGTTGTTCTACTTGGTTAAAAAATTTTAAAATAGTCACTACTAATTCTGCAAGATATCAACAACTTTCCATAAATATTCAAAAATTAAATGGTCAATGTAGTAAGCTAAAATGTTGTCTTAACTATGAATTAGATGCCTATTTAACTTCTTTAAAAGATTTTCCGGATTTTAACAAAAAAATTCACACAGAAAAGGGAATTGCTCAATGTATGAAAATTGATGTTTTCAAAAAGAAAATGTGGTTTTCTTATATTAATAATCCAAATACTTGGTTTAGAATAGGAGTAAAAAAAATTAAAGAAATTTTAGAAAATAATAAAAAGAATCAAATAGCTCCTCCTTTAGAGGAGTTATCAACAATTAATCCCATTCAGAAAACCGAATTAACATTTAGAGATTTGTCTATATAA
- a CDS encoding transglycosylase domain-containing protein: MYKKSIKSYFYVFIFYFWFLFFIGISTIFLIFYAASKGYLGALPSTKDIENPAMEIGSEVYDSNGILLGRFFSENRTLITYKQLPKDLVNALIAKEDIRFKYHSGIDAKSLLRAILSLGKKGGGSTISQQLAKLLFTGPSAKNKLQRIHQKLLEWVMAIELEKRYTKEEIITMYYNKFDFLYNAKGIETAAHTYFNKKVSELNLGECATLVGMLENPSLYNPKNYPKRAKKQRNLVLSQMRKYNLLNPFKYKKELEKPVKINFKIQKKDFELLTYYGEFLKKEIQETLDEHENKTGQKLNLYSSGLKIYTSIDARMQDYAEKAVKKHLSKLQILFNHFQKKNKNAPFLNISQEKTKRILMSAMHRTSLYQDLKQKGLAEEEILERFQKPQSIKLFTWNGPKKVLMSPWDFVRYQKSIIQAGLLSIEPSTGFIKAWVGGIDFNYFQYDHVAQTQRQVGSVFKPILYATAINELHYNPCTKISNEKFHLGKWSPRNSNGKYGGVLTLKDGLALSVNTISARLISKITPGPVISLAKQMGIKSIIPEHPSIALGSADLTLYEMTGAFNTFTNFGFYVKPSILVKIEDENGNLIKENIDLSRKQVFSEEVAYIMLKIMQGVIKYGTAKRLQKYNFIGEIAGKTGTTNENSDGWFIGMVPNLTTGVWVGWEDRFSHFENIKLGQGANMALPIWAYYMKSLYEDINLIYNDQLFFHKPKNYQYNWDQCEENHVFKEEENIIEEKENKNSLKEIININENLNNENNKDYDK, translated from the coding sequence GTGTATAAAAAGAGTATAAAATCTTATTTTTATGTATTTATTTTTTATTTTTGGTTTTTATTTTTTATAGGAATAAGTACTATTTTTTTGATTTTTTATGCAGCTTCTAAAGGTTATTTGGGAGCTTTGCCTAGTACTAAAGATATAGAGAATCCTGCTATGGAAATAGGATCGGAAGTATATGACTCTAATGGGATACTTTTGGGAAGATTTTTTTCTGAAAATAGAACTTTAATTACTTATAAACAACTTCCTAAAGATCTTGTTAATGCTTTAATAGCAAAAGAAGATATTCGTTTTAAATATCATTCTGGGATTGACGCTAAATCTCTTCTTAGAGCGATTCTTTCACTAGGAAAAAAGGGAGGCGGGAGTACCATCTCTCAGCAACTAGCAAAACTTCTTTTTACAGGACCGTCTGCAAAAAATAAATTACAAAGAATTCATCAGAAACTTTTAGAATGGGTTATGGCTATTGAATTGGAGAAACGTTATACTAAAGAAGAAATTATTACGATGTATTATAATAAATTTGATTTTTTATATAATGCAAAAGGAATAGAAACAGCAGCTCACACTTATTTTAATAAAAAAGTTTCTGAACTTAATTTAGGAGAATGTGCTACATTGGTTGGGATGTTAGAAAATCCTTCTTTATATAATCCTAAAAATTATCCTAAAAGAGCAAAAAAACAAAGAAATTTAGTTTTATCTCAAATGAGGAAATACAATCTTTTAAATCCATTTAAATATAAAAAAGAGTTGGAAAAACCTGTAAAAATTAATTTTAAAATACAAAAAAAAGATTTTGAATTGCTTACTTATTATGGTGAATTTTTAAAAAAAGAAATTCAAGAAACTTTAGATGAACATGAAAATAAAACTGGACAAAAACTGAATCTTTATTCTAGTGGATTAAAAATATATACATCTATTGATGCAAGAATGCAAGATTATGCAGAAAAAGCAGTCAAAAAACACCTCAGTAAATTGCAGATTTTATTCAATCATTTTCAAAAAAAAAATAAAAATGCTCCATTTTTGAATATATCTCAAGAAAAAACAAAAAGAATATTAATGTCTGCTATGCATAGGACTTCTCTTTACCAAGATTTGAAACAAAAAGGATTAGCAGAAGAAGAAATTTTAGAAAGATTTCAAAAACCACAATCAATAAAATTGTTTACTTGGAATGGCCCAAAAAAAGTATTAATGTCTCCATGGGATTTTGTTCGCTATCAAAAAAGTATTATTCAAGCAGGTTTGTTATCTATAGAACCATCTACTGGATTTATAAAAGCATGGGTAGGGGGAATAGATTTCAATTATTTTCAATATGATCATGTGGCACAAACACAACGTCAAGTTGGTTCTGTTTTCAAACCTATTTTATATGCTACTGCCATTAATGAATTGCATTATAATCCTTGTACAAAAATTTCAAATGAAAAATTCCATTTAGGAAAATGGAGTCCGAGGAATTCTAATGGAAAATATGGAGGAGTACTCACGTTAAAAGATGGGTTAGCATTATCTGTGAATACAATTTCAGCCAGATTGATATCAAAAATCACTCCAGGTCCAGTAATTAGTTTAGCAAAACAAATGGGAATAAAATCTATAATTCCTGAACATCCATCTATAGCGCTTGGTTCTGCAGATCTAACATTGTATGAAATGACAGGAGCATTCAACACATTTACTAATTTTGGTTTTTACGTAAAGCCCAGTATTTTAGTTAAAATAGAGGATGAAAATGGAAATTTAATCAAAGAGAATATAGATCTTAGTAGAAAACAAGTTTTTAGCGAAGAAGTTGCATATATTATGTTAAAAATAATGCAAGGAGTTATTAAATATGGAACCGCTAAGAGATTACAAAAATATAATTTTATAGGAGAAATAGCAGGAAAAACTGGGACAACTAATGAAAACTCAGATGGATGGTTCATAGGGATGGTTCCAAATTTAACTACTGGAGTTTGGGTTGGTTGGGAAGATAGATTTTCCCATTTCGAAAATATTAAATTGGGTCAGGGGGCGAATATGGCGTTGCCTATATGGGCCTATTATATGAAAAGTTTATATGAAGATATTAATCTGATTTATAATGATCAATTATTTTTTCATAAACCTAAAAATTATCAATATAATTGGGATCAATGTGAGGAAAATCATGTGTTCAAAGAAGAAGAAAATATTATTGAAGAAAAAGAAAATAAAAATTCTTTGAAAGAAATTATAAATATTAATGAAAATTTAAATAATGAAAATAATAAAGATTACGATAAATGA